Part of the Nicotiana sylvestris chromosome 2, ASM39365v2, whole genome shotgun sequence genome, TTAATGTTTTTAAAAGGTGAAAAAAGGACAAGCCCCTGGTTACATTTATGAAGCAGTAATGCATGACAACGTAAGACTTAGGTTTATCACGTTTACTCTGTACTGGTCCAAAAATTGTTAAATTGTTTTAGTTCTAATATATGTTTTAATTCTATCAAAATTTTCTACCAGTTACTTCTATTTTGACTGACGTTAATTGTAACCAAAAATACAATTAGGAATATACACATGTATGATGAGAGATGCCAAAAAGAGAGATAAATAAGTAAAACAACAATCGAGATAAATAAGTAAAAATACAATCTGAGTTACTAAGAAAGGATACGTGACTTTCGAAGGAACTGATTAAGGATTTGCTTCGTATTGGCTAGCACAGCTTCAACTTCTTCTGCCTGGACATAAAAGTGATTGTAAGACCTGCATTCAGTCTTAATACAAAGATGAACGCAATAGATCCAAAAAACCAGCAAACCACTATATCTCTCCCAACCCACCACAGTCATACCATGCAAAATAGACAGGGACATTACAGTAATGCAACTGACCTTATTCAGATTCATGTAACGAAGTGGCAAATTGCCAACTGAATTGACAGGACATGGCAGACCAAGAAGAGTGGACTGCAATTTTAGGGATCATATCAGTGTCAAACTTTAGAAGACATTGATATGATAGTAATGCACTTCAAACTTAAGACTTTTAGAAGAGGATAAGGTAATCGACCATCAGTGGTGCAATGTCAGCTTGATTAACATCCAACCTCGTCATGCCACTGAGGCCCCATTCTGAGGGAGTTGCTGTATCATGCAGATGGTCATCAATAAAACGAGCAGCAGTATTTTCATGATGGTCACTGTGGGAAATTGGCAAGGGATGCCCGACACCTGCTCCCCATGCCACAAGAGGTGTATCGGTGTTTGTCGGGTGTCCATCTCCATGACTCCCTGTACCAGAATTTTCTATGAGTCATTACACTACAATACACTGTAGATGCTTAATCAGAGAATAAACCTGAGAATAAACCCTTGTAAAAAATCCGCGGTAACTAAAGACAAACAACACTTACTAGGAAAGTGAAAAGTAATTTTCCATCATGGAAATAGTTCAACTTGTGCGCACTTCTAGTCTATATAATAAATGATCATGTAAAAGCtgttttctgtgcatgtttacatGGGCAAAGATCTATTATACTCattaaacaatataaaagcaaTTGACGCAAATTCTACCTTTGTCGCTCATTCCATGATCTGCTGTAAATATATATGCAGTCTGATTATCCTTAAAGTAGCTCTGCATAAGATTGTAAACTTTTTCCGCTATCTTGTCGACCACCTTAACATTATTTAGATAGATGGACGAAAAGGGCTTATGTGCATGACCATTGGAATCACAGCCAAGCAGGTGTAGGAAAACAACAAGCTTATCCTGTTCTAGAAGCTGCTTCAATTTTGGGTCTTGATTGGACCTATTCAAGAGGTTCTGGAATTGATCGAATGACCACTCATCCAAAAACGAAGCATCTGCATATAACCACTGTCAAATTGATAAAGCATTGATAAACTGGGATTAGGTAATGACTTGCAAGAACCGAAAAGCATTGGTGGCTGCACTACTACTATGTATTGACCGTatgaacaacaaatttcatgtCATTATCATGTAACCATGTGACTTTCATGTATGATACATTTAATCAAAACAGATACTTTGAAGAAGGTAACGCACCAGTAGCGAAATCCTCAAATTCATGTGGATACGTATTCCAAGTGCTATGTGGCAAGGCCCCACAGAATATGGGAACAATATCTGGGCTACCATAGGAAAATATATGCCGGCTTTGATTAAATACTGAATCAAATTCAACAGGATTTGCCTTCCAACCTGCAAAATTGTTGAGCTTTTTGAGTTTGAGAGTCAGCTGCCTAAACTAGTAATGACAAATTCCAAAGCACTTCAAGAAATATCTATAGCAAAAGTTATACCTTTAGTGACAGCACTAGGATCTTCATAAAATCCAGCAATAATAGCAACATGTCCAGGCCTAGATTCTGTTGGAGGACGAGCATGTGATACTCCCCATCGACCTTGTTTCCTAATAATGTTCCTCAAAAATGGTGCTCTATAACCTCCATCTGAATCCGAATCCGGCTCGAAAAACTTATCAGCCCTTAAACCATCCGCTGCAATTTATCAAAACACAATTCAATGCAAAAACATACGAATATGAGCTGAAATTAGCGTTGCGACATTTTATCGAGCAAGTTGTGTGCAACGCACCAACCAGAAGAACAAGGCGCTTAGCGGGAGCAACGAAACGAGGTGGGACAGGGTCCATGCCATGGACAATTGGGGTTTTGAAGTAAATGTCGAAGATACTGAGCATGTACACTGCATGAAGTATCACACCAAGAACTACCAGCCATTTCTCTTTTCTGCTCAGCCATTTCTGCTTGTTTCGAGCTGTGTTACTGTTAATGGCGGATCTTTTACTATCTCTGTCTTCGACTCCTAAGATCCCATCGGTCCTCATGACCTTCGCATCAAATCTATCACCAAATCTTCAACGTCTATTGTCTATATAACTACAAATTTGAAACCTTTTCAAGTGTCTCGATCTACCGCGGTTCTTTTTGTGTTGTATGTTTGGGATTAATCTTCGAAAAGAATATTTTAGATTAGTTATTAACAACTCAGTGTAACAAAAAACTCTAGTTATTAGTGTAGTACTGTAGTGATTTGACCAATTCTGAGAACAGTTGTAGGCTCATCTTGCGGCTATATTTGGTATAGTTTATTCAAAATTTCATAAAGATTCAACTTTTAAGGAACCAAATAGTTTTCAACTCAAATGGTTCAGTGAATAttgtaaatcagattaataatgaTTTAAATCATACCAAACTTATGATTAAACtaacaataacctaaatacaaaCTAACTTTGATTTAAACTGGGATCCCTCTTTGTATCGAGCAGGTGGAAGTTGGATCTGTTGTGTTTCTGTTTTACTCTACAAAATTTCAACAAACTGttcaaagaatatatatatatttaatttaaaTAATAGGAGTAATAGTTTAAATCATGCCAAAACTTATGATCAAACTAACAATTATCTAACTAAAAACTAACATTAATTTAAAGTGGCATCCCTCCTAGTTTTGAGTAGGTGGAACTATTGTATTTGTGTTCTTCTCCACACATAATTCAAGAATATTTCTAATTTCAACATTGTAAATGGCTATGAAGGCACATTTCCTCGATTTGATTTTAATATAGAAGGATCTTTGTATTTCTTTATCATAGGTTCTTACGTGATTTTCTTGAACGTAATTAAATAACTCAAACATTAACAAAGGCGAGAGACCAAAATCGCGTAATTATATCGCCTTGTTAGACGTAAAATGCCATATGGTGTTgaatgactatttttcttctccgcGAAAAGAGAGAGAAGCAAACCGTAACGGCACATACTTCTATTTATTTgcattgggttgttgttgttgtttggtatCAACTTATTATCACAATCTTGCACCATGAGTTTAGATTTGAGACATAGGGTTCTAAGGCTTTACTTCTTATTCTAGATTGATATTTATTGTATATTATTATCCTTCAAACAATGGAGGCTTATCGTATATAACTAGTAGAGGTGTCAAATTTTACCCATAATTGTGTTACCCGTCCAAACTTTAACGGGTTGGGTCAGTGATTTTTTATTTGAATAATAGTTGAGTGGGTTGGGTTATGATCCGTTATTTGATCCATCTTGACCCAAACAAACTTTGGACGGGTTGGGTCATGACGCGTATATCAACACAATCCGTTTTGACCCTCCCAAATTTACTTAGCATGTTTTTTAGAAAATTTATGTCACTTGGTTGAAGTTGTTGTCGTCATTGCGTCAGGAGACTGACATCGCAAGGCTCGTTAGTTGATTCTACACTATTTAAACAAAGTCCATAATGAATATTTGTATGCATAATACTGAAAGCAAATTGACAACGGCTTCCACTATAATAACGGAAATTGGAAACTGTGTGAACTTGAATTCACGGAATACAGACACACCTTTAACGGATAACGAGAAAACGACCACAGGTTTCACCGCAACATTAACTTGAGAAGCTTGCAACATTGGACCAATATCGAAAAATCGAAGTCAAACTCTGTCTTTAAggacaaaaagagaaaaggacgTGCCAATGCTCAGAAAACCAAGCAACATTTGCTGAAACGAAATAAGTCCATTTGGTGATGCATTAGAGTTGTCTGAATTAGGACCCCCAGGTGTAGGAATAGGTGCTCCTACTTGTGCTCTCACAGCTAAAGCCATGAAAACAACCATAATTGCTGCTACAAAAACAAACTTTTCCAGAGACATCTTTGCCTACTTGGCGGGGAAATTAAGGTTGTTCTTTAGTATCTGAATGTCCTAGGTTCTCAAGCAGGCTATTTATAGGAAATGCATGCAATTTGCTATTGTTTGATTAAATGAGTCACTGGCATTAGAAAATGATAATTCATAGCAAACTCTTCTTGTCCTTTTCGATAGTTCCATTACATAAAACGCTTAATTACTGGTGAAAAATCGCCAAATGGCAGAAGCTGAAGACTCCGTTCGATTAATTAAGGATGTTTGCTGGCCTTAGTGACCTAACCAAAGAGTATTTTTGCCCTTATTTCGTAGTCCGATTCCAAACATCCGTTAACTAATCAGAAATGAGCTACTTAATTACCAGTTACTGTTTGGATCAATTCCTTCCAAAGACCAATTAGTAATTTGGTATATTTGCTACCGACTCTTTTGGATAATCCGAATTGCAATATGTCCATTTGGAACGTTAATTGTCACACTATTAAGTTTATCTTCTTGCCTGTTCTTATTTTAAGTCAAGAAGACACAATGAGGTATAACCAAATGACTGTATGACTTGATCTGATTAACCATTAACATTACAACTTGCTCTCCCTATATATCTTCTAAATATGTTTTTTGAGATGAGTTTAAATTTTTTTCGTACGGACAATGTGAGAACTATTTACACGATGAAGTCACGTACAAGGTaattatagataaatatatacAAAGGTGAATCCAGGATTTAAACTGTATAAATTCAACAATTAAGTTTTTTAAGATTGGAAccattaaatttttaattttataggttcatatctactattttttgcaattttaatttAGTGAATATTTTGCACATAAATttatgtttcgtgtcaaaaataTTGGATCCGCCCCTGCCAATCTATCTATGATAAGTATTATAGTAGATAACCCGATAAATAACATGCTATAATAAGTTAAGCTATATATATTCTGAATAATGGTTTTGGAAGTTGCATTCAGTCTCTATATTACGCTTAGATTGTTGCACCATCCTATTTAACATGTACATGCACCGTACGTAGTTGCCCTTGTTTGGAAAAGAAATCTTGATAAATACCATCAGCTCTTCTTAGTCACCCAAGGGAAggaaaaaacaaaaggaaaaggtCAAATACATAGACAGTCCATTAAACTTGGcccaattttttattttgacattttaACTCAGCCTTGTTTTATTTTAGCCCTCCAACCTTATTTCTTTTGTTCCACTTTGACACAAAATCTGACTAGAATCCATGTGTGATTTGTCTCACCCTTGTAGGCGCGTGAGAGCCATTTTTAAGCCAAATTTCATACTTCCAACgtagaggcggatccagaatttaaatcatatGGATTCAATTTTAATGTTTAACattgaactcattatattttaaagttatgggtttatatctatttatttttttacaattttaatgaatttttacatacaaatttttactccgcatcgaaagttatgggttctctaccctagggtaggggtaaggtctgcgtacacactaccctccccagaccccactaagtgggattatactaggtggttgttgttgttgttgttgttgtatcgaaagttatgggttcagttgaacccttagttattactgaaaatatatatataaaatattttttccacGGGAGGGggtagaaaaaaaaattgaaattacaaaaaaaaaaaaaaaaaaaaaattacgggGGGTGGGGAGGGCAATGGGGTGGGCTGGGGGTAGCAACTGGGTATTTGTCCGCGCTGTATTTTTATCTGGAATAAAAGTTTTATGTCAAAGTGGAACAAaagaacccattatatttttaaatgttatgggtttatatctattttttctttacaattttaatgaatttttacatacaaatttttacTTTGAGTCGAAAGTtgtgggttcagttgaacccgtagttattactgaaaatataaaaaaaaaatattttttcccgaGATGTGGGCAGAAAaaacgaaaataataataatttgaaattacaaaaaaaaaaagtaatactTTTTTTTGCGCGGGGTGGGGGGAGGGGCAGTGGTGGGGGTAGCAGCTGGGTATTTGCACGAGCTGCATTTGGGGAAAGATTGAATCTTGAAAGACTGAGCCCCCGATCCGCCCCttctttcaaaaatcaaaaaacagCGCTAACGAGCATCGCCTTTCTTCCAGCTTTTTCCAGATAAAGGTCTAATAGAGTTGCGCTTTCTCGCGGGGAAGGAAAAACGAACAGTTTACGTTTTAGTAGCTACCGTTTCACTGACTCTAGTATTCACAGGCTTTCAAGGGTCAATCATTCTGTCAGCATGCTCAAAGAGTGCTTTCCAGAAGATGGAGAAGGAGCCCCCAACTACCGCTATCCTTGGGAAACCAAAAGAGCTACCGAAGGAAAGCAAGTATGCCCGCTTACCCTCACTGACAAAGGTAAAAAAGGATGAGGAGCAAAGACACATGAGCAGCCTCGCTCCTTGATCGGCGGGGAGGAGGTCTTTTCCTTTGTACTATTTTTAGTTGATAAAGAATAAGCTCTGGAAGCGGATAGGCCGATGGTAGGGAAGGCTAGCCCTTTTTTCTGTGAGCTTGGTTTACTTGACCGAAGAGTGCCTTACTTTCTTTAAGACGCTAACTTCCACAACCTGGGAGAAATTTTTTTATGTCAAAGCGGAATAAAAGAAATGGGGTTGGAGGGCCAAAATGGAACAAGGCttaattaaagtgacaaaataaaaaattgggtCAAATTTAATGATCTTTATATGTATTTGGCCAAAGGAAAACAGAGATTACAAAGCTTTACCAATCTCATCACAACAATAGTACTCCTTTAATTAATGAAAGACATTGTATGGCACAAAAAATAAAACGGTAATATCATTAAAAACAAACTTAAATGACCCTGCTCTTTTGCGGGTTAATTTCAATGATGGTCACTCAACTATGTTTTAATTTCACTAAAGTCATTCAACTATTTTTGTCACTCAAAAGTAACTAAATTTTCACATTGTCACTTAAAAGTCATTTTGGCTCAAACCCCTACCATAAATATGATATGACATAAAATTTAatgagaaaaatccaaaaataaatgtCACATAAGCTTAAATAGATCATACCCACTTTAGATCCATTTATTCCTTAATTTGATTTGACCCATAACCCAAAGCTttcaataaaaaaatattaaatttcacattagtttaaaataattatcATATATTACAAAATTCTTACCTTTTCTGTTACATAATGCCCATTTATAATTATTCTATACTAAAAAATTCTTATCTTGTTTGTATGCTCCATTCGAGTCATTTTATAACTCTACTGAAGTTAATATACTATTGTATCCAACTCACataatatatttataattttttaGTATTGTATTCATCTTACATAACATATTAAAGTATCATAAGCATACAAGAATAATAATAAGGCTAATAAAAGTCTATTTTCACAATGAACATGCAATTATAGACAACCTATTGCAATTGTttagacaaaaaaaaaattgtatttgtACAATAAAAACCCCACAAAAAATTACAAGACCTAATTTTATTAGGGATGTGTGTTTTTTCCCCATATTGAAACCCATTTGGGTTATGGGTCAAATCGCAAGGGAGAAATAGATCTAAAGTGGGTATGGTCCATTTAAGCTTATGTGacatttatttttggatttttttttcattaCATTTTATGCCATGTCATATTTATGGTGGGGGTTTAAGCCAAAATGACTTTTAAGTGACAAAGTAAAAGTTTAGTTACTTTTAAGTGACAAAAAAATAGTTGAGTAACTTTAGTGAAATTGAAATATAGTTGAGTGACCATCAGTGAAATTAACCCGCTCTTTTACATGTCAAGTAGAGCATTTATTTCTCAAAATCCATCTCTTTCAATTTCATTTTTCAGGTCATTTGAGCAAGCCGCCGTGAGTGGTCATGTCCAGAGGTGGATCCAGGATTTGGAGGTTTCGGGTTCCAAGCTAATCGATTTGATCAACTCGAGCGTCGGTTCGGGTTATTcatctttttttatttatatagacAAATCGATCAAATGGAAAAAGTATAATAACGATAACTAATTGACGCAACCATAAAACTTCATacaataatattaatattataaataTACATCATCTATTAACAATTGTCCTCGACGagtttttatattttgaaaaagaTCCATAATGACATCATTACTTACATTTGTAAATACATCACGCTCTATGTAACAAATTAAACAATCATTTAAATATTGGTCACCCATGCTATTCCGTTCTTCATTCTTTATCTGCTTCATGGATGAGAATGCTCTCTCCACAGTTGCGGTAGCAACAGGTAAAATCAGAGTCAACTTCAGAAGTAAATAAACATAAGAATAAGTCTCTACAAGATTTGCTTCAACCAATGCTTTTGCCAAATGACTAATTCCTTGTAAGTTGGAGAACTTGGGATTACCAGCTCGCATATGAACTATATAAGTATCACGTTGATAACTCAAGTCTCGAATTTGTACTTCATCTAACTCATTTGGGTAACAGTTTGCTAAAGTCATTATTCTACCTTTATCAAAATTAACAAAAGAATTGACCGAATTCAAGCTAGCCATCCCGAGAAGCAAATCGCTACTCACTACATCAAAACGGTCATTAAGCTCTTAAAGTTGCACAACAATTACAACATAAAAGATATCAACACGCAAGTAGTGTGAATAATAAACACCGGAAGACTTGCGCTTCCACTTTCCAGGAAAATAAGATTCATCCATCTTGGGAATCAAAATGTCATGCATAACACAAAATGAGGAAACATCATCTAGTAAAGATTTCCATCCACTTTCTCTCATATCTTGCAATCTTTTCTTTGTGATGTTAAGAAACTCCACGGTATTAACAATATCTTCATCCCTCTTTTATAAGATCTTGTTCAACTCATTTGACATTGCCAAAAATTTAAACATCAAGTGAAGCATAAAAACTAATTTGAATGTTGTTATTTCACTCAAAAGATATTTTGCTTGATTTTTCTCATTTGAGGTAAAACCTTCATATTTAATCACTTCAAGCACACGAACAATAGATGAGAAAATAACAATAAAGTTATCTAATGTTTTGAAATGTGATCCCCAACGAGTGTCACCTGGTCTTTGAAGCCCTCGTTCTTGATTTAGTCCTCGCCCAATGTGAACTTCACTGGACTCAAGTAATTGCTCCAACTTTTCAGCTTGAAGATGTCGAAGCAAATCTCTGTGCTTAAAAGATCCTCCAATGACATTCAACACGTTAGTAACATGACAAAAGAAGTCTTCAACATGCAAATGCTTTTTAGCAATCGCTACAAATGTTAATTGTAATTGATGCGCAAAGCAATGAAAGTAATATGCCGATGAACAATCTTTCATAATCAAAGTCTTGGGACCACTTATCTCCCCCCACATGTTACTAGCTCCATCATAACCCTGTCCACGTATTTGTGATGGACTTAGTGAGTGCTCCGAAAGCAAAGAGCAGATTGCTTCCTTCAATGAGCATGTCGATGTATCACTAACATGGACAAGACCAACAAATCGCTCTACCACTTCACCATTCTTATCACAATAACGCATAACAAGAGTCGTGTATTCTTTGTGTGAGATATATTTGGACTCATCAACTAATATACCAAAGCAATATCCATTCAAGTCTCCAATTATAGCCTTTATTGTTTCTTTTGTACAAACATTAATAATATCCTTTTGGATCATAGGGCAAGTCAAAGTATATCATTTTGTGGAGCATTTTCTAATATGACTTTTCCCACATCCGGATGCATGTCCCCATGCCATCGTAAGAATCCTAGAAAGAGGTCTTGATTAGTTGAAGTTTCACTTTACTCATGACCCCTAAAAGGCAATCCATACAACAATAGAAGTCTTGCCATATCAATTGATGCTTCTAAACGCATCCGATACTCACTTTTCAACTTATCGGACTGCTTatcaaaaacaaacttaattgattgatgttgatttgaTAAGTCTAGCATCttgttgaaacatttataatggaCATTATTAACATCACCAACATGTAAACGAAATCTTTTAAGACCCTTATTCCAAGCCCTAAAACTATCCTTTGTATAAAATTCGCCCATACTTCCATGAATAAATTCATTCTTGAACAAATAACAACATAAGCAATATTCTGCATCTTTCTTCACACTATACTCTAACCATTTAGAAAATTGGCCCTTGAACCAACTTGGAACAAATTGACGTATTCTTCCTCCTATTTGAGTTTTGGGAAATTGATGTTTGAAAGGTTTACAAGGACTTTGTTAAATGTAATGTTTCCTTACTTCATCTTGTATTCGAGGGTGATAGTCTGCGATATGTATTCTTTCTCCTGGATCGCCTTTAAGTGACCCCAAATCAAGTTCATTTATAAGATGAGAAACATTGGCATTCGCTTGGCTCAAGGATTGACAACTAGGACTTGGTTGAGAATGGTCCAACCTCGTGACAAATTTATCGATCTGAATTCAATTTCTATAAAATAAAAGCTCATTCTAGTGAGAAAGCTTTCTATGTAGCTCACTATGGAATATAGAATAATTTTTACTACTTCATACCATCAATAAGCTTAGCCAATGAAAATTATTCAACTTTCCCTAATATTTTTTATTGTTAAAATTgagttaattttgaatttttcttggTCAAAAATATTGGGGatgttctttcttttttagccACGAAATTAATTTCTACAATGAAACTATTTAAGTGGCATAGGATTTTCAATAAAACCAAAGAAATACataacaaataaatcacaagTGACAATAAAGTTTTGCAAGAACATTAAAACCcaactaaaaacaaaaaaaaaaagcaaaaaaacatATATTTAATGGAGAAAAATAGTCACAGGGCTAAGAAATAAATAAGAGGAAGTAAGGAAGCTTTACAATAGTGGTTGTAGAGGAGTGACCAGTGAACAAGCGTGCTTAGAAACAATAAAAGAGAAAAACTGAAGAGGTGAGCTGTGTGAGAACTGGAACTGGACGAGCAAAGTGGGGGTTGGGGATTTAGGAATTGGGATTCCTTTTTTGCGGGAGACGAGGTTGGGGAGTTGGGAATTGGGATTCTGGAGACTAATTTTGGGAAAGGGGAAAGCGGGGAAGGCTTTTAGCTTTCTAGAAATCTTATTTTAATTATAAAGCTTTTTattattactttattttattagttaaaagtaaaaattttaaaataaaaaatgtgtTGTGTGCTGGATTCGAACTCACAACCAGCAAAAGGAAAAGATGGGCCTTTCCCACTAGCACCTTGGAccttttccatatatatatatatatggagagAGAGAGT contains:
- the LOC104224095 gene encoding uncharacterized protein, which translates into the protein MRYCDKNGEVVERFVGLVHVSDTSTCSLKEAICSLLSEHSLSPSQIRGQGYDGASNMWGEISGPKTLIMKDCSSAYYFHCFAHQLQLTFVAIAKKHLHVEDFFCHVTNVLNVIGGSFKHRDLLRHLQAEKLEQLLESSEVHIGRGLNQERGLQRPGDTRWGSHFKTLDNFIVIFSSIVRVLEVIKYEELNDRFDVVSSDLLLGMASLNSVNSFVNFDKGRIMTLANCYPNELDEVQIRDLSYQRDTYIVHMRAGNPKFSNLQGISHLAKALVEANLVETYSYVYLLLKLTLILPVATATVERAFSSMKQIKNEERNSMGDQYLNDCLICYIERDVFTNVVEVSVLKKVRHSSVK